One genomic window of Flavobacteriales bacterium includes the following:
- a CDS encoding tail fiber domain-containing protein: protein MKTFSSILLFVFAALFASAQTPQKFNYQGVARNSLGNVIPDQNIGVKVTIHHSSPSGITVMEETHAVTTNAFGLFNLVIGDGTPTFANMAAISWSGGVYYIEIGLDATGGTTYQSMGTSQLLSVPYALYAETAANPGPVGPAGPIGPTGPAGSANANGTENYISKFTAATALGNSQIFDDGVNVGIGTSAPASKLEIVTDGTITGGLRIKNTGATTGPAIMLHGETKSWTISATNSSASTGPNKLIFRDYSSATDRMVINATGNVGMGTSSPNYKLDVYHSGSTGIRSKSSANYSVVDIDAADGDAALRLYKAGSGMWLIGNNNAGDYFRILELGVAERLMIERTTGNVGIGTSTPIGKLHVAATEGDYAGYFTNNVASTTTHVIHGEANHTGFADVVGVFGRNVVNAYYGFGVRGEGGWYGVRGEASMSGTNTRYGVYGFAGGTSNAAYAVYGNAVGTGTNWGGYFLGDVYTTGSYLPSDADLKSNIKDYRTALATITALPVKTYTYRTDGIYGKMSLPKGEQVGIMAQDLEQIYPQLVKANHFEDVESFEQGLVSKENIESIDFKAVNYVGLVPIMVKAMQEQNQKMEAQQLLIDQLLQRIEVLEAE, encoded by the coding sequence ATGAAAACTTTTTCGAGCATTCTACTATTTGTTTTTGCCGCGCTTTTTGCATCGGCACAGACCCCACAGAAATTCAATTATCAGGGCGTGGCCCGAAACAGCCTAGGAAACGTTATTCCTGATCAGAACATTGGAGTAAAGGTCACTATTCACCATTCTTCGCCTTCGGGCATTACGGTGATGGAAGAAACGCATGCGGTAACCACCAATGCATTCGGCCTGTTCAATCTTGTAATTGGAGATGGAACGCCCACCTTCGCCAATATGGCGGCCATATCGTGGTCGGGTGGCGTCTATTACATAGAAATAGGCCTGGATGCCACAGGTGGTACCACTTACCAAAGCATGGGTACATCTCAGTTACTGTCAGTTCCTTATGCACTTTATGCAGAAACGGCTGCAAACCCAGGTCCAGTAGGTCCAGCAGGACCAATAGGTCCAACGGGGCCTGCCGGTTCTGCCAACGCCAACGGAACAGAGAATTACATCTCAAAATTCACCGCGGCAACCGCCTTAGGCAATTCGCAGATCTTTGATGATGGTGTCAATGTCGGAATAGGAACTTCCGCTCCTGCGAGTAAACTTGAAATTGTAACAGACGGAACAATAACAGGCGGTCTGAGAATTAAGAATACGGGTGCAACCACGGGCCCAGCAATAATGCTGCATGGCGAAACAAAGTCATGGACCATAAGTGCCACCAACAGTTCGGCAAGCACAGGTCCAAATAAGCTTATTTTCAGAGATTATAGTTCGGCTACAGATAGGATGGTGATCAACGCCACAGGAAATGTAGGTATGGGAACAAGTTCTCCTAATTATAAATTGGATGTGTATCACAGTGGAAGTACAGGTATCCGCTCTAAATCCAGCGCAAATTACAGTGTGGTAGATATTGATGCAGCAGATGGTGATGCCGCTTTGCGTTTATATAAGGCTGGTTCTGGGATGTGGCTTATCGGTAACAACAACGCAGGTGATTATTTTCGAATTCTTGAATTAGGTGTAGCTGAACGACTGATGATAGAACGGACCACCGGAAATGTTGGAATAGGAACAAGTACTCCTATAGGGAAGTTGCATGTGGCGGCCACTGAGGGAGATTATGCAGGTTATTTCACCAATAATGTGGCCAGCACAACAACCCATGTAATACATGGCGAAGCTAACCATACTGGATTTGCCGATGTGGTTGGCGTGTTTGGACGTAATGTGGTCAATGCTTATTATGGTTTTGGTGTAAGAGGAGAAGGAGGCTGGTATGGCGTGCGTGGTGAGGCATCTATGAGCGGAACCAACACGCGCTATGGGGTTTATGGCTTTGCAGGAGGTACAAGCAATGCTGCCTATGCCGTTTATGGCAACGCAGTTGGTACTGGAACAAACTGGGGCGGTTATTTTCTCGGTGATGTTTACACAACAGGATCTTACCTGCCATCAGATGCCGATCTGAAATCCAATATCAAAGATTACCGTACTGCATTGGCAACGATCACAGCACTGCCTGTAAAAACCTACACGTATCGAACGGACGGCATCTATGGAAAAATGAGTTTACCAAAGGGAGAGCAGGTAGGTATCATGGCTCAGGATCTAGAGCAGATCTATCCTCAATTGGTAAAAGCCAATCATTTTGAAGATGTGGAAAGCTTTGAGCAAGGGTTGGTTTCTAAAGAAAACATCGAATCCATTGATTTTAAAGCAGTGAATTACGTAGGCCTTGTTCCCATTATGGTAAAGGCCATGCAAGAACAGAACCAGAAAATGGAGGCCCAACAGTTGTTGATCGATCAGCTGCTGCAACGAATTGAAGTGCTGGAAGCAGAATAG
- a CDS encoding T9SS type A sorting domain-containing protein codes for MNDLPVDTDCSTCGGGSNTDDGVFGGGTIYLTDTLSCGTWDTELSEWYPGNRQITTYNTEGSATYFESQYWNGATYENQSNTSYTYDANQRVLSETNQQWNGSAWENSFRRIYIYEANGAILTETQDNWDAGAWVHSTYNEYVYNGSGFETSSTFSNWIGGAWETNSRYLSEYDGNNFLASSEYQGWTGSEWVGTFIDLYTNDAVGNVLVYESQYWDGTIYSNNYRHTSTYDVNGNETSGLDENWDGTQWLNSYRSFATYDVMSHLLTYNSQSWDGTEWIEESFETYTYSATGKILSETYQAWDGNAWLYTDQYLHTYNASDYQILMEQFEWDGIQWVPTYESSYTFDENDIRTISLTRDWDGDQFVNSDMCELTYAAIQTGVADANAPKLSVYPNPSNGVYNVVLPDMQPYGLVLTDLRGREVYSLQAQGRATIDIEHLRAGIYLLRGTQGEASSVIRLIKH; via the coding sequence TTGAACGACCTGCCTGTTGATACAGACTGCAGCACTTGCGGTGGTGGGTCTAATACGGACGATGGCGTTTTTGGTGGTGGCACCATTTACCTTACAGATACACTTAGCTGCGGCACTTGGGATACCGAATTAAGTGAATGGTACCCTGGCAATAGACAGATAACCACCTACAATACGGAAGGCTCTGCCACTTATTTTGAAAGTCAGTATTGGAATGGGGCTACTTACGAAAATCAATCAAACACTTCCTACACCTACGATGCCAATCAACGTGTGCTATCGGAAACAAATCAGCAATGGAATGGAAGCGCGTGGGAAAACAGCTTCAGAAGAATCTATATCTACGAAGCCAATGGAGCCATACTTACCGAAACCCAAGATAATTGGGATGCTGGTGCTTGGGTACATAGCACGTACAACGAATATGTCTATAATGGTTCCGGTTTCGAAACCAGCTCCACTTTCAGCAATTGGATTGGCGGAGCGTGGGAGACCAACAGTAGATACCTCTCTGAATATGACGGTAACAATTTCTTGGCCTCAAGCGAATACCAAGGTTGGACAGGAAGTGAATGGGTCGGTACTTTCATCGATCTCTACACCAACGATGCCGTGGGTAATGTGCTCGTTTACGAATCGCAATACTGGGATGGAACCATCTACTCCAACAATTATAGACACACATCAACGTATGATGTGAACGGAAATGAAACCTCTGGCCTAGACGAAAATTGGGATGGCACCCAGTGGCTGAACAGCTATCGGTCCTTTGCCACGTATGATGTGATGAGCCATCTACTCACCTACAATTCGCAATCGTGGGATGGCACGGAATGGATAGAAGAGTCATTCGAAACCTATACCTATAGTGCCACTGGAAAGATTCTTTCAGAAACCTATCAGGCTTGGGATGGGAATGCATGGCTTTATACCGATCAATACCTTCATACATATAACGCCAGCGATTATCAGATTCTTATGGAGCAGTTTGAATGGGACGGTATTCAATGGGTGCCCACGTATGAATCGAGCTACACCTTTGACGAAAATGATATCCGTACCATTTCGCTTACCCGCGATTGGGATGGCGATCAATTTGTAAACTCCGATATGTGCGAATTGACCTACGCAGCAATCCAAACAGGAGTGGCAGATGCTAATGCACCGAAGTTGTCGGTATATCCTAACCCAAGCAATGGGGTTTATAACGTTGTACTGCCCGATATGCAGCCTTATGGTCTGGTACTTACCGACCTTCGAGGTCGCGAGGTGTACAGCCTTCAGGCCCAAGGAAGAGCAACCATTGATATTGAGCACCTGCGGGCAGGAATTTACCTGCTACGTGGCACCCAAGGAGAAGCAAGCTCAGTTATCCGATTGATAAAACACTAA
- a CDS encoding T9SS type A sorting domain-containing protein, with protein sequence MVTLTVSNACGSNTSVINAGTIFFGVEEEEALHFGIYPNPGSDQFTVRFEQAGVEGVLEVRNLLGQVLHTQPLNGTATVNISANWPAGNYFVLVKAQNAVFAERLSVIK encoded by the coding sequence GTGGTAACCCTTACCGTAAGCAATGCCTGTGGCTCCAACACATCAGTTATCAATGCAGGAACCATATTTTTTGGGGTGGAAGAGGAGGAAGCACTTCATTTTGGCATTTATCCCAACCCCGGTTCTGATCAGTTTACGGTCCGTTTTGAGCAGGCTGGGGTAGAAGGTGTGTTGGAAGTGAGAAACCTACTGGGGCAAGTGCTGCACACACAGCCATTGAATGGCACAGCAACTGTAAACATCAGCGCCAATTGGCCTGCTGGAAATTACTTCGTCCTAGTAAAGGCACAAAATGCTGTCTTTGCAGAGCGGCTTTCCGTAATCAAATAG
- a CDS encoding HTTM domain-containing protein, translated as MNRTIINLWYRVESVLFTEHTVVPISVFRILWGILMSFNFFEALTARGEYRYFNTVFHFRYPGFEFIPVLNDQWLLVVFAVGLITSIFLLFGYFYKAASVALFIVYLYVFSIDQAYFNNHYYFYCLVNLFFLFVPANQHFSLDHFWRKTKPIKTYRWMLLLFQLQICIVYFYGGVSKLLNPEWLSGLAVKTLYTNISNRLEWGLGQDELTIVALIVTFGGLIFDLLVPFGLMAKTRWIKLLSFCFIFFFNISNAITLQIGTFPFAMMASVVLFVFPAPQGHFRITQAVEKNKSLVIGLIAIHFAFQLIFPLRHLVVNGNVFWTGESKMWSWHMMSGGSDISAAFFLAERDEKDQVLQWHELDPSKFLNKTQLRNLGKYPALIPQFAKFLKREAELAGMTNVAVYADILVSRNDKPYRFIVHPEQELSGLKYNVSLKHNNWILLYKEENQRLYHR; from the coding sequence ATGAATCGTACAATCATAAATCTATGGTATAGGGTCGAATCGGTTTTATTTACAGAACATACTGTTGTACCCATTAGCGTGTTCCGAATTCTGTGGGGAATACTCATGTCTTTCAACTTTTTTGAAGCGCTAACTGCCCGTGGCGAGTACAGGTATTTTAACACCGTATTTCATTTCAGGTACCCTGGATTCGAGTTTATTCCTGTTTTAAATGACCAATGGTTATTGGTTGTCTTTGCTGTAGGACTCATAACATCCATCTTTCTTCTATTCGGATATTTTTATAAAGCTGCATCTGTTGCTCTTTTTATCGTTTACCTCTATGTCTTTTCCATCGACCAGGCGTACTTCAACAATCACTACTATTTCTATTGCTTGGTTAATCTGTTCTTTCTGTTCGTTCCTGCAAATCAACACTTCTCGCTAGATCATTTTTGGAGAAAGACAAAACCAATTAAAACCTATCGGTGGATGTTGCTATTATTTCAGTTGCAGATCTGTATCGTTTATTTCTATGGCGGTGTATCAAAGCTTCTGAATCCAGAATGGCTTTCCGGTTTGGCTGTCAAAACCTTGTATACCAATATATCGAATCGACTTGAATGGGGATTAGGACAAGATGAACTTACAATTGTAGCGTTAATCGTAACCTTCGGGGGCTTGATCTTTGACCTATTAGTACCGTTCGGGTTGATGGCAAAAACAAGATGGATCAAACTACTCTCCTTTTGCTTCATATTCTTCTTCAATATAAGTAACGCCATCACTTTACAGATCGGTACATTCCCCTTTGCCATGATGGCATCTGTTGTCTTGTTCGTGTTTCCTGCACCACAAGGTCATTTTCGAATTACACAAGCAGTTGAAAAGAACAAATCCTTGGTTATTGGGCTTATCGCGATCCATTTCGCATTTCAATTAATTTTTCCACTCAGGCATTTGGTCGTTAATGGGAATGTGTTTTGGACAGGCGAGAGTAAGATGTGGAGTTGGCACATGATGTCGGGTGGTAGCGACATCAGCGCTGCATTTTTCTTGGCAGAACGAGATGAAAAGGACCAAGTGCTGCAGTGGCACGAATTGGACCCCTCAAAGTTTCTGAATAAGACCCAGCTTAGAAACTTAGGCAAATATCCTGCACTTATTCCACAATTTGCAAAATTCTTAAAGCGTGAGGCCGAGCTTGCCGGAATGACCAATGTGGCGGTATATGCAGATATACTTGTGTCTCGGAATGACAAACCTTATCGTTTTATTGTACATCCTGAGCAGGAATTGTCAGGATTGAAATACAATGTTTCTTTAAAACACAACAATTGGATATTGTTATATAAGGAGGAGAATCAACGATTGTATCATCGATAG